One window from the genome of Hydra vulgaris chromosome 02, alternate assembly HydraT2T_AEP encodes:
- the LOC136075954 gene encoding uncharacterized protein LOC136075954, giving the protein MKKMQTNGYKQLQVTIKAFVCDAPARAFVKCIIGHSGYHSCDRCMAVGTQKDGVRLLETTALLSTYMAFKNNLYIEEGHQLDSLSPLVQLNFPMVTGFPLDYMHLYVLG; this is encoded by the coding sequence atgaaaaaaatgcaaactaaTGGTTATAAACAGCTTCAGGTGACTATTAAAGCTTTTGTTTGTGATGCACCTGCAAGGGCATTTGTTAAATGCATTATAGGGCATAGTGGCTACCATAGCTGTGATAGATGTATGGCAGTTGGGACACAAAAAGATGGTGTAAGATTATTGGAAACAACTGCTTTACTTAGTACTTACAtggcttttaaaaataatttgtatattgAAGAAGGTCACCAACTTGATAGTCTTTCTCCGCTTGTTCAGTTAAATTTCCCAATGGTAACTGGATTCCCATTGGACTATATGCACTTATATGTCTTGGGGTAG